The following nucleotide sequence is from Takifugu flavidus isolate HTHZ2018 chromosome 4, ASM371156v2, whole genome shotgun sequence.
AAGACGTCAAAAGCTGGAGCCATCATTCCAAGAGGGACATGTATTTGAAACAAAGCCTGACCAGCACAAAACGAGCTTACTGTGATGCACCATGTGGGCGGTAATAGAGAAGCAATCAATCATATATAAGACAGAATCAAACAAAACTTGCGTTTTTTAATATACATGATTACAgctagccttttctttttgttccccACTGACGCGTAAAATGAACTGGGAGTTGTCACTTCAGAAAACAACTGTCTAAATAACCATTGGAACAGAAAGGATCCTTAATGTTGACAGGTTGAAAAACGCATTGCACTCCCGGCTAACCGCAGACATATAACACAGCTAGCCTACCAGCGGGGGAACGATTGTATGCATTTCTCAACAATTCACTCGTGAAACATTAAGGAGCGTGCGTGGCATTTAAACCAACGTCCacgacaaaaaaataaataaatgtgcacaGTCTGCTGGTTGTCATGGGTGACTTGGTTAGCTAGCTTAGCCCACACACTAACTATATACATCTTTATTAACGTGTAATTGTTACCTTTTCGATTCGTCCGCGTGATTCAGCGTCGCAACAGGACACGTTTGTAATTGTCAAACAGCTATCCAGGTCATACTAAAGAGATATATATAGTTGGTTTTTTAAATAAGTCCCAGTCGAATAAAGAAATAGTCACCCACTCCGGAGGGTTTGACACATTTGTGCAACGTGAGGCCTGCGCGGTTAAACCTCGCCCACTCGTTGGTGATTGGACGAGGCGTTTATATACCGACCATTTGATTGGTCATCGTCTCTGGCCGTGGGCGTGTCTAAACGCAGCCAACGATCAGTGGCTTGCTGTCCCTTCACGTGGACCTCCATGTTACACAACAAACACGAAGTAGGAACTCAGGAGGCCAGAGAATCGTCTGCGTAGGTTCGCTCCATTCTTCACACGCGGATGCGCGGTGTAGATATGACGAGGGCGGTGGACGTGGCTGTAGTATTCATAGTTATACTTTGAAATAAGAGATGGCAAAATTACGAAACAAGTAAAACTATTGTGGTTATTTTATTAGAACGCAAGATAAACTCAAACACTATTAGCTTAATAACTTTATCCAAGTGATAATTCGTATTACCTCAATGCTCTCCCGCTGTTTTATGGTTACATAATCCTGGAAAACACCGTGCATACTCCAGGGAACCGCTACGGTGTACGCGGGTATGAAAAGATGCGAGCCTCCCCACGAATACACCGTATCCACCCTTCAACCTCAATAAAAATGAGTGGACAGGTGTGTAAATGTGATTTGGAAACCGCCTTCTTCAGTTTTACAGCTTTATATTTCTAATCAGTCGTTTTATCTAGTGTTTTTTATGGCCAGACTAAACTAAAGCCCTTTAAGTCAAATGGGTGTTTTAGCTTAACAGAATAGTCAAGAGTTACTATTTTCAGTTTAGTTTTATTGAGACACTTAGGAAGAGAGATCAGAATTGTACTTGCCATATTGTAAGAATGGTTTCACACTTTCATACCTACAGATAACTGAGTGCAATCATTACATATGCTGATTAAACCCCTGCCCAAATTTTTAAGACTGCAGAGTAATGGCAAATCATTTGtttcaataaaacacatttattttaatataacaGAAGAAACAGCCAGGAAGATGCTCATTTTCTTTTGGTATATTATAGCAACTTGTGTTTTCTAAATGTTAATTCTATATCAACCAAAGccaacagcagaagaaaaaactgAACTAAAATAGGGAACTCAAAAAGCACTTTGCATTAATCAGGCGGGCTATATGGCCAAAGGAATCAAACAAATACGTCATTAAAGGTTAATAATGCTTAGGTGATTAAACAGGCAACAACATTCATCTGACATTTAGAAGGCATTTGAAAGGCGTGGCAATATTTCAGCTGCTCTCCATTGGAGAAACATTAAAAGTTTGTCTGCTACTAAATTACGTTGTCATTTCAAATAGGCAGGTTTACTGACACGTCCTTGAGATCAGATTCACTACTGTTAACTCTTCCATAAACTAGCTCAGCGATAGGGCCTGAATCTGGAGATACTAAAATCTAAACCAAAtctaaatgtgatttatttgaaCATACAACCAAATTCAATCTTGTAGAAGAAATGATACAGGAATCAGTATAACCAGCAGAAAGCTGAGCTCATGTTAGTTTTGTCGATTCTCGGTTAAATAATCAAAGTAACAGACTCGGACTGTCAAAATTCAACCTGTTGCAGATGGAGAGAGCAGCCTATTACAACTaatgaaggaaaacacaggCAGCAATAGGTAAAGATGGGTTTCTTTAGTCATTTCTGTGGAGTTGGGAGACAAAGTACGAGTGACAGTTGAAAAAGAAACCACCCTGAGTGTCGATCACTCGTCCAGTTTTCCTGCCATCCTGCTTTTCACCCCCCTCTTGTGATTTTTCAAATAAATCGAATTAAGCCGCCGAGCTGCTCGTCTGAAACGTCACCTGTAGCCAAAAGTAGCTGCACTTTTACTCAAAATGCCTGTGATTTCCTGAGTGTTGAGGGCAGAATCTGGAAGGATGGtcagtaggaggaggaggaaattcaaTTCAAATATAGGGAAAGGCTGCCATTTATGCACAGGCCCCAATTTCAGAATTTCTAATCCAAACTAACACCAACAAAGGCACTTTTTCAAGCTGGCACAATTGGATAATAATgaacacaacaacaataataataataaaaaagctgAGTGAACGTTCTTCATGTCTCATCCTGAGTCTGTAGACCGTGTGTGTATGTTAGAGCTTCGTTAAACATTTGAGGAGGTTCCATTTAGTTTCTTAGAGGCTTAAATTACATCATCTTTTATTCTTTGGCATGTGTTATAGCACGCTAATTGATACACCTTTAATATGGTTGGATACGTTGTTGCATCATTCAGTGTAAAATTCAGTGTAAAGAATTATTACCAAGcattgactctctctctctcatgcacatgcacgcacgccacgcgcacacacacacacgcacgcacacacacacatgcacacacactgtgagCAACAGGATAGGAATGAAGCCCCCTGTGAGAAGGGAAAACGTTGTGAAGCTCAGTAGCCATTGACCAAGCAGCATCTCCCAGACATCAACTGTGCACGTCTCTTCACCGTTTCCCTCACTCCTCATCTCTGCTGGTTTATTGTGAAGTACTCCAAACTGCGAATGAAGCGGACGCAACTGTTTTTGAGGGCAACCAGGAGAGGTGAATGGAAGTAGGCAGTAGGAGCTCGATACCtaccgatgatgatgatgatgatgatcagtACTACAGCTATCAGGATGCCCCACATCTGCCGGAGGTGAACAAACCACAAATACACCCATGAGAAGATGGACATACGACATTTCAGGTACCATTTCAGGACTGTTCAGGTACCTTCATGTTTTTCCACCAGTACTTCCTCTTTAGTTTAGCAGCGCTGGTTTCAAACTGGGAGGCTCCGGCCTGCAGCGCATCTGCCCGGTCGTCGAGTTCAGACAACTTCTGGTCACGCTCCAACACTTTGTCTACATTGACGCGCATAATATCCACCACCTGCACACGGATGCACTTTTAGTTTATACATTACACATTTTATTTGACAGTGTTTCACGTGAAAAAGAGACCACGCTAACTTGGGAAGACCTATCTGCTTGTGCACACCAACTCTTTGTTCCACTGATCTACAAACCTGGGTTGCCCATCTTCTACAGACAGAGTGGCAGGGTGGGGAGGGTTGTGCAGGGCCATGCAGGCATTACATAACAGTCATAATTACATAATCCACCAACAACCAATCAGAGCCTCTGTGTGCTGCAACGGAGGTAAAGTTGTGTGTGGGAGGGACTGACATCACTCACACAGTCTGGAAACGAGGACGACAGGAGCCACGTTCAGAACGAAAGAACCGCACGTTGGTTCTGCGCAACGTTTGAAGCgtgatttaaataaacaaaattaaaattaaaaaaaatgacatcattggAC
It contains:
- the vamp3 gene encoding vesicle-associated membrane protein 3 is translated as MSAAGPDSSGAMSSNKRLQQTQAQVDEVVDIMRVNVDKVLERDQKLSELDDRADALQAGASQFETSAAKLKRKYWWKNMKMWGILIAVVLIIIIIIIVWSTSQ